GCATTTCCAAACGCGCCTTCGGATTCCATGACAACCGATATTTTACTCTTAAAGTCATACAGGCATTCTCAGGCAACAACTAAATCGGAGAAGAACCATAAATTATTTCGTAATAGCAGCCAGGTTCTTCAGGAGACAAGAAAATGCCGTCGAAAGAATCAGAGGAACTGCGGGCGGAAATTCAGAAATTGCGCAATCGAATAGCCGAACTCGAGGCGGAAAGAGAACGGCTCAAGGAAGCCGCCGGTTCCGTTGATGAGATTGAAATCGTGAAGCTGGCGCTCAGGAACACTCCGGTCGTCGTCTTCACGCATGACAAACAGCTCCGGTACAACCGCGTCTATACTTTCCATCCGGATTTACCTCCGGAAGCGATGCTGGGGAAGACGGACGCTGATCTGTTTCCGCCAGAGCAGGCGCGTCACATCATGGAGATCAAGCGCCGGGTCCTGGAGACGGGGATCGAAGCCCATGAGGAAACAAGCGTCACTATCGCGGGTGCGAACTATTTCTATTACAAAGACGCTTTCCCTATTCGCGACCGTAACGGCGATATTACCGGCCTCGCCTGCGCCTGCCTGAATATCACCGAGCTCAGGCGAGCGGAAGAGGCACTGCGCGAGAGCGAAGAACGATGCCGGCGCCTCTCTGAAAGGGTGGGGGAAGGGCCGGCGAAGACAGAGGAGATGCGAAGACGGGCGGGACGAAACCGAAGAGGATAGCTTGGCTGTTCGAATCGGGCGAGCTTCCGGCCCTGCGTCAGCGGCCCATCAATTCTCCCGCGGGACAGCTCCTCTGGCACTCGAAGCAGCAGTAGAACAGTCCCAGGCTTAGCGCCTGATAGAAATTCCAGAAATCCGGACTCTTGATGAATTTCTTCCAATCCTCCGGTGAGCCCTCCATGGTGAGCCCCGACAGCCGCTTGATCAGATTCGATAATCCATACGGGAAATTA
The nucleotide sequence above comes from Candidatus Abyssobacteria bacterium SURF_5. Encoded proteins:
- a CDS encoding PAS domain S-box protein, translating into MPSKESEELRAEIQKLRNRIAELEAERERLKEAAGSVDEIEIVKLALRNTPVVVFTHDKQLRYNRVYTFHPDLPPEAMLGKTDADLFPPEQARHIMEIKRRVLETGIEAHEETSVTIAGANYFYYKDAFPIRDRNGDITGLACACLNITELRRAEEALRESEERCRRLSERVGEGPAKTEEMRRRAGRNRRG